The genome window CTCGCGAGCTGCGTGCGGAGCGCGTCGCGCACGGTCGTCTCGGTCAGGTCGTCGGGATGGCCGAGCGTCGCGCGGTCGCAGCCGCGCAAGTGCCACAGGAGCCGCTGCTCGGCGATCGCTTCGGCGGCCCACCGGAGCGTCCGGGCCTTCATCCGGCCCCACCACCCCCCGGCCTCCTCGACCGGCGTGCCGCTCATCCGCGCGCGCCGATCGCGCTCGGCGGCGGCGAGCGTCTCGCGGAAGCGGTGCGTCAGCGACCGGAAAACCCCGCCCGCCGGCGCTCCTGTTTCGGGCGGCCCGTCGGCCACCTCGCAGTAAAGCTCGTGCGTGCCGACGCCGATCGGAACCAGGAAGACGTCCATGCCGGGATTTACGATAGCATTCGCGCGATGGAACTTGGACTCGCGCAGATTATCGAGCGGCTGCTGCTGGCCGCCTCGCTGGGCGCGCTCATCGGCCTCGAGCGGGAGTGGAACCAGAAAGCGGCCGGGCTCAGGACCAACACGCTCATCGCCGTCGGCTCGGCGCTGTTCACGCTGATGTCGATCGAACTGGCGCCGCCAGACAGGGCGGCCGACCCGACCCGCATCGCCTCCCAGATCGTCACCGGCATCGGGTTTCTCGGCGGTGGGGCCATCCTGCGGACCGGCGGATCGGTCAAGGGCCTGACGACCGCCGCCACGATCT of Acidobacteriota bacterium contains these proteins:
- a CDS encoding MgtC/SapB family protein translates to MELGLAQIIERLLLAASLGALIGLEREWNQKAAGLRTNTLIAVGSALFTLMSIELAPPDRAADPTRIASQIVTGIGFLGGGAILRTGGSVKGLTTAATIWVNAAIGVAAGAGSFRLAAVAALTTLIVLRLLLPVERVVERHHDRREMPPGTE